The following proteins come from a genomic window of Venturia canescens isolate UGA chromosome 4, ASM1945775v1, whole genome shotgun sequence:
- the LOC122409376 gene encoding uncharacterized protein isoform X2, whose protein sequence is MFNRKRRNVESTTHQDLMAWHEFGLQSFYGPWGVIARKPNGDLVGYSDYGSPIPPDFHPISPTGNELSSQEQPDPRPSEMLAAPLSLLDFSRFDSPGNATDEEDGSTESPTSGDLSTRKARDTLELVGIVGVIENVEDVSGSEERSNEVSEQSTLADSSTDPNS, encoded by the exons ATGTTCAATCGGAAGCGTCGGAACGTCGAGTCCACTACGC ATCAAGATCTAATGGCCTGGCACGAGTTCGGTCTCCAAAGTTTCTATGGACCTTGGGGCGTGATTGCGAGAAAGCCGAACGGAGATTTGGTCGGCTACTCGGATTATGGATCACCGATCCCGCCGGATTTCCATCCGATATCGCCGACCGGGAACGAGCTTTCGTCTCAGGAACAACCGGATCCTCGTCCCTCGGAGATGCTCGCAGCCCCACTGAGCTTGCTCGACTTTTCCCGCTTCGATTCCCCAGGAAACGCGACCGACGAGGAGGACGGATCCACCGAAAGCCCGACCTCGGGTGACCTCTCGACACGAAAGGCACGGGACACCTTGGAACTCGTAGGAATCGTCGGCGTCATCGAAAACGTCGAGGATGTTTCTGGCAGCGAGGAACGCAGCAACGAAGTCTCGGAACAATCGACCCTTGCCGATTCGTCGACCGATCCCAACAGCTGA
- the LOC122409376 gene encoding uncharacterized protein isoform X1 has product MKISYRGTIAVIVTVFATVNARMLPDFNTDQDLMAWHEFGLQSFYGPWGVIARKPNGDLVGYSDYGSPIPPDFHPISPTGNELSSQEQPDPRPSEMLAAPLSLLDFSRFDSPGNATDEEDGSTESPTSGDLSTRKARDTLELVGIVGVIENVEDVSGSEERSNEVSEQSTLADSSTDPNS; this is encoded by the exons ATGAAAATCAGTTATCGTGGGACCATTGCCGTCATCGTGACGGTTTTTGCAACGGTCAACGCTCGGATGCTTCCCGATTTCAACACCG ATCAAGATCTAATGGCCTGGCACGAGTTCGGTCTCCAAAGTTTCTATGGACCTTGGGGCGTGATTGCGAGAAAGCCGAACGGAGATTTGGTCGGCTACTCGGATTATGGATCACCGATCCCGCCGGATTTCCATCCGATATCGCCGACCGGGAACGAGCTTTCGTCTCAGGAACAACCGGATCCTCGTCCCTCGGAGATGCTCGCAGCCCCACTGAGCTTGCTCGACTTTTCCCGCTTCGATTCCCCAGGAAACGCGACCGACGAGGAGGACGGATCCACCGAAAGCCCGACCTCGGGTGACCTCTCGACACGAAAGGCACGGGACACCTTGGAACTCGTAGGAATCGTCGGCGTCATCGAAAACGTCGAGGATGTTTCTGGCAGCGAGGAACGCAGCAACGAAGTCTCGGAACAATCGACCCTTGCCGATTCGTCGACCGATCCCAACAGCTGA
- the LOC122409370 gene encoding uncharacterized protein — translation MLKYHRLIPRVRLRGARLIRVYTKSTVVFYSFVVVCFLMFISLRTRRLSKLKDLAEVKFEELNLELSRLPRPAEAEDSWKRPRIEDTAILSAYLETRPEVVLEEDSSLQRDNHAWAMIRIIGIIPTRLEKSRLYCYHRYRYKESWERKDVVFEEKSIGTRLAAYKENFGMANCAAHILCELPGRLNRSERIRLPYEVTVTLEAVENARDLRDREFVVVRYPNNGWKDVSDESRPREDGVAVCVQPLHHRFGDDLDLVAFVEFYRGMGVSRFTFYRDSVSPRVNKVLEHYVGEGIVTMIDWKLPDFYAFERNLRVDGIFAALNDCLYRSTFHAGYRYVAGVDVDEYIVPKEHDNFQQMMEHLNPRGNDEQIGAWIFRNVFFYLMHPDDTSTLAPNLPRLKLHVKTWRWRKTNSAWDRSKFIVQGRDIIDLGNHRVWLTKRSWSIFGRRYREVTVEPKIASSHHYRKCETKIETCWQRSTEIDRTAHRFTARVAQRVSDVLRIVFPDEASRPGYNTSLP, via the exons ATGTTGAAATACCATCGACTGATTCCCCGGGTCAGGTTACGAGGAGCGCGCTTAATTCGAGTGTATACAAAGTCGACAGTGGTTTTCTATTCGTTCGTAGTAGTCTGTTTTCTCATGTTTATCTCGCTT AGAACACGGAGACTCTCAAAGCTGAAAGACCTCGCGGAGGTTAAGTTCGAGGAGCTGAATTTGGAACTGAGCAGGCTACCGAGACCAGCGGAAGCGGAAGACTCTTGGAAGAGGCCGCGCATCGAAGACACCGCGATACTTTCGGCTTATTTGGAGACTCGGCCCGAGGTCGTTCTCGAAGAGGACTCGAGTCTGCAGCGTGACAACCACGCCTGGGCAATG ATCAGGATCATCGGCATAATACCGACGAGATTGGAAAAGTCTCGGTTGTATTGCTACCACAGATACAGGTACAAAGAGAGTTGGGAGAGGAAGGATGTTGTGTTCGAGGAGAAATCGATCGGCACGCGATTGGCAGCGTACAAGGAAAATTTTGGAATGGCCAACTGCGCGGCGCACATTCTCTGCGAATTGCCAGGACGCCTGAACAGGAGCGAGCGGATTCGCCTGCCGTACGAGGTGACGGTAACTTTGGAGGCCGTGGAAAACGCGAGGGATCTGAGGGACCGAGAATTCGTCGTCGTGCGTTATCCGAATAACGGTTGGAAAGATGTGAGCGATGAGAGCAGGCCGAGGGAGGACGGCGTGGCCGTTTGCGTTCAACCGCTTCATCACCGGTTCGGCGACGACCTCGATCTGGTCGCGTTCGTCGAATTTTATCGGGGCATGGGGGTCAGCAGATTCACTTTTTACAGGGACTCGGTGAGCCCTCGGGTGAACAAGGTCCTCGAGCACTACGTCGGTGAGGGAATAGTGACGATGATCGATTGGAAGCTGCCAGATTTTTATGCTTTCGAGAGGAATCTCCGGGTCGACGGTATTTTCGCGGCCCTCAATGACTGTCTTTACAGAAGTACTTTCCACGCTGGTTATCGATACGTTGCGGGGGTCGACGTCGACGAGTACATAGTGCCGAAGGAGCACGATAATTTTCAACAAATGATGGAGCACTTGAATCCCCGGGGCAACGATGAGCAAATTGGCGCGTGGATAtttcgaaacgtttttttttacctcatGCACCCGGACGACACGAGCACTCTAGCGCCAA ATCTTCCGAGACTGAAACTCCACGTGAAAACGTGGCGCTGGCGAAAGACGAATTCTGCATGGGATCGGAGCAAATTTATCGTCCAAGGACGCGACATCATTGATTTGGGCAATCATCGCGTGTGGTTGACCAAACGAAGCTGGTCGATTTTCGGGAGAC GCTACCGGGAAGTCACCGTTGAACCCAAAATAGCGAGCTCTCATCACTACAGAAAGTGCGAAACAAAGATCGAAACCTGTTGGCAAAGAAGTACAGAAATCGACAGAACGGCGCATCGATTTACGGCTCGAGTCGCCCAAAGGGTCAGCGATGTTTTGAGAATCGTTTTTCCGGACGAAGCATCTCGCCCGGGATACAACACTAGCTTACCTTGA